Proteins co-encoded in one Medicago truncatula cultivar Jemalong A17 chromosome 8, MtrunA17r5.0-ANR, whole genome shotgun sequence genomic window:
- the LOC25502717 gene encoding F-box/FBD/LRR-repeat protein At4g26340 yields MKAKRRLKAEEKNEDDDIDDRISTLPDALLRHILSFLPTDTCVRTSLISRRWRYLWKTLQVFDFHDYSQHNAELFMSFTVFVNAVLALRSSPHIRKFCLLCYDSEPKTFYTHSVNAWIRTAVGPHLQEFHLRIEGDDFTLPITLFSCSNLLSLSLDGCIEFELQDSSEICLPSLKVMKLGYNYSLDMNSLNILLSGCPILETLEILSLGLGYDELVSLRVPSSLKSLKITVEVGYGICLEIDAPALKYLSLAAVTFLNAATIGENLHNVEEADLDLFSHPDSESVEPLLKLLRALSGLKHLELHSPTTQWLFSSPILDIPEFHYLVYLKVSFPSFNLSFLFDVLQKCPVLQTLITYDDQEDPTSVTDDPSPSHGWAVKPKNVPNCLISHLTFIDFQDYEGNSHELEFIAYVLLNGLVLKTMLIGGCWMDQPEELEKKISDLPRGSAICQVKFDYDASP; encoded by the exons ATGAAGGCGAAACGACGACTGAAAGCAGAAGAAAAAAACGAAGATGATGACATTGACGACAGAATCAGCACTCTTCCGGACGCCTTACTACGCCACATTCTGTCTTTCCTCCCTACCGACACCTGCGTTCGTACAAGTCTTATCTCTCGCAGGTGGCGTTACCTCTGGAAGACTCTTCAAGTCTTCGATTTCCACGATTACTCTCAACACAATGCCGAACTGTTTATGTCATTCACCGTTTTCGTCAACGCTGTCCTCGCTCTCCGTAGCTCACCTCACATCCGGAAGTTCTGTCTCCTCTGTTATGACTCCGAACCTAAAACCTTCTACACACACTCAGTCAATGCGTGGATTCGGACTGCCGTTGGGCCCCACCTCCAGGAATTTCATCTCAGGATCGAGGGAGATGACTTCACCCTTCCTATCACTCTCTTCTCTTGCTCTAACCTACTCTCTCTCAG TCTCGATGGTTGCATCGAGTTCGAATTGCAAGACTCTTCCGAGATCTGTTTACCATCGCTGAAGGTGATGAAACTAGGATACAACTATAGCTTGGATATGAATTCCCTGAATATCCTTCTTTCTGGATGCCCCATTCTCGAAACTCTGGAAATTCTTTCCCTTGGTCTCGGTTATGATGAATTGGTTAGTCTTCGGGTTCCATCTTCCTTGAAGAGCTTGAAAATCACTGTTGAGGTTGGGTATGGGATTTGCCTTGAAATAGACGCACCTGCTCTCAAGTACCTTAGCCTCGCCGCTGTCACATTTCTCAATGCTGCTACTATCGGCGAGAACTTGCACAACGTGGAAGAAGCAGATCTTGACCTATTTTCTCATCCTGATAGTGAATCTGTTGAACCTTTACTCAAACTCCTCCGTGCTCTCTCTGGACTTAAACATCTAGAGCTACATAGCCCAACAACACAG TGGCTATTTTCTTCCCCCATTCTAGATATTCCAGAATTTCACTATTTAGTTTATCTAAAGGTCTCTTTTCCTTCTTTCAACTTGAGTTTTCTGTTCGATGTGCTTCAAAAGTGTCCTGTGCTACAAACTCTCATAACATACGATGACCAG GAAGATCCAACATCAGTCACCGATGATCCATCACCTTCCCATGGATGGGCGGTAAAGCCTAAGAACGTTCCGAACTGTCTCATATCACACTTGACCTTTATTGACTTCCAAGACTATGAAGGAAATTCACACGAGCTGGAATTTATTGCCTATGTTTTGCTAAATGGGCTTGTTTTGAAGACAATGCTTATTGGCGGTTGTTGGATGGACCAACCGGAGGAGTTGGAGAAAAAAATTTCTGATCTACCAAGGGGATCTGCCATTTGCCAAGTTAAATTTGACTATGATGCATCACCTTAA